Proteins from a genomic interval of Zingiber officinale cultivar Zhangliang chromosome 1B, Zo_v1.1, whole genome shotgun sequence:
- the LOC121970386 gene encoding myosin-1-like, with translation MSSALPTVPTSARSMLEEMLAALKLRDEKPKDVPPSLPSRPTLKRRPPSTKNKKFKIESDLAEFSSEEPADVTVVKARPDLSEPRNGIILSNRPDEQDSQESDSYEEAHFVEEALVDDASRLEELEKLVTSIKEELRQKEEENIALLAQVQEYQKNWSLCEEKIHSMEDLYQKQIQTLTMSLDVVQKSLLASDTAKQLAGAGPKPDATPNKNVVGRNVDCKGITCPVYQLAKELEKQKQMFEVEARGLGDVKSGQTEYAKKSLEELRKLKAVYASWKKEYKKHLHETKKALLKLKKSEGEETHRRWWCQRRTAKSRFSMCSS, from the exons ATGTCGTCTGCTTTGCCGACGGTTCCCACCTCTGCCCGCAGCATGCTTGAAGAAATGTTGGCTGCCCTCAAATTGAGGGATGAAAAGCCTAAGGATGTCCCACCGTCATTGCCCTCCCGACCCACCTTGAAACGGAGGCCGCCCTCAacaaagaataaaaaatttaagattgAAAGCGACCTTGCTGAATTTTCATCCGAGGAACCTGCTGATGTAACGGTGGTGAAGGCAAGGCCGGATTTGTCGGAACCAAGAAATGGCATCATTTTATCAAATAGGCCGGACGAACAGGATTCTCAAGAATCAGATTCCTATGAGGAAGCTCATTTCGTTGAAGAG GCTTTGGTGGATGACGCTTCAAGATTAGAAGAGCTTGAGAAGTTGGTTACATCTATAAAGGAAGAATTGAGACAAAAAGAGGAGGAGAACATTGCATTGCTTGCACAAGTTCAGGAGTATCAAAAGAACTGGTCATTGTGTGAGGAAAAAATCCACTCGATGGAGGATCTGTATCAGAAACAGATACAGACTCTCACG ATGAGCCTCGATGTAGTTCAGAAGAGCCTTCTAGCCAGCGACACTGCCAAGCAACTTGCTGGCGCAGGACCAAAACCTGATGCGACACCAAATAAAAATGTAGTGGGAAGGAATGTGGATTGCAAAGGTATTACTTGTCCTGTTTATCAGCTAGcaaaggagcttgagaagcagAAACAGATGTTTGAGGTTGAAGCAAGAGGGCTTGGTGATGTGAAGTCTGGGCAGACAGAGTATGCTAAGAAATCACTCGAAGAACTTCGAAAGTTGAAGGCCGTGTATGCATCTTGGAAGAAGGAATACAAGAAGCATTTGCATGAGACTAAGAAAGCACTGCTCAAGCTTAAAAAATCAGAAGGTGAGGAAACTCATAGAAGATGGTGGTGCCAGAGAAGAACTGCTAAAAGTAGGTTTTCAATGTGCTCTTCTTAA